A portion of the Malania oleifera isolate guangnan ecotype guangnan chromosome 3, ASM2987363v1, whole genome shotgun sequence genome contains these proteins:
- the LOC131150200 gene encoding E3 ubiquitin-protein ligase RHF1A-like isoform X2, whose product MAAFPSSFDAPIAQSASASSSGPADDCFEDACSICLEPFTTYDPAAVTNCKHEYHLQCILEWSQRSKECPICSQFLCLKDPVSQELLAAVESERNLRPSRISITSEDFENEHDAPYTDDSDFNERIMQHLAAAARRARIMSRRERRRFSGFGPSQGLVFSATANAPEVQPTHASHGEGLNSGYGSSEGNSPTSSITSSINNQPPSAVVSSAVNMISSIEVNDREVPLKPRILYSQSPSDGPCRPTPSELVSLSESIKSKLSAASARYKESISKGTRGLKEKLLARNNSVKELSKGVQREMSAGIAGVARMIERLDPMSKRTGVSVPVSSYNVGTSNFSSKGKDVQENVIDQSLNGNDGGIAHDISADRPSYVSANISGRLEVPHTQDEH is encoded by the exons ATGGCTGCCTTCCCTTCATCATTCGACGCCCCGATCGCGCAATCGGCGTCGGCTTCGTCCTCTGGACCAGCCGATGACTGCTTCGAGGACGCCTGCAGCATATGTCTCGAGCCCTTCACCACTTATGATCCTGCTGCT GTTACCAATTGCAAGCATGAATATCATCTTCAGTGCATACTTGAGTG GTCACAAAGGAGCAAGGAGTGCCCTATATGTTCACAATTTCTTTGCCTGAAGGATCCTGTCAG CCAAGAATTGCTAGCTGCAGTGGAGAGTGAAAGGAACTTGAGGCCAAGCCGCATATCAATCACTTCTGAGGACTTTGAAAATGAGCAC GATGCTCCATACACAGATGACTCTGACTTCAATGAGCGCATTATGCAGCATTTAGCTGCAGCTGCAAGGAGAGCCCGTATTATGAGCAGGAGGGAAAGGCGTAGATTCTCTGGATTTGGACCCTCACAAGGTTTGGTTTTTAGTGCCACTGCAAATGCACCTGAGGTGCAGCCAACACATGCTTCACATGGCGAAGGTCTAAATTCTGGTTATGGGTCATCTGAGGGCAATTCGCCAACTTCTAGCATCACATCTTCTATCAATAATCAACCTCCATCAGCAGTGGTTTCTTCTGCAGTGAATATGATATCAAGCATAGAGGTCAATGACAGGGAGGTTCCCCTCAAACCCAG AATTCTGTATAGCCAGTCGCCTTCTGATGGTCCATGCAGACCAACTCCATCTGAACTGGTCTCCCTTTCTGAGTCTATCAAATCTAAATTGTCTGCTGCTTCAGCCAG ATACAAGGAATCTATCTCAAAAGGTACAAGAGGTTTGAAGGAGAAGCTACTTGCTCGTAATAATTCCGTAAAAGAGCTGAGCAAAGGAGTTCAGCGTGAAATGAGTGCAGGCATTGCTGGTGTTGCACGAATGATCGAGCGTCTGGATCCTATGTCAAAACGAACTGGTGTCTCTGTTCCTGTTTCTAGTTATAATGTAGGGACCTCAAACTTCTCTTCCAAGGGAAAAGACGTGCAAGAGAATGTAATTGATCAGTCTCTTAATGGAAATGACGGTGGGATTGCACATGATATAAGTGCTGATAGGCCCTCgtatgtatctgctaatatatcTGGTCGGCTGGAAGTTCCCCACACACAG GATGAGCACTAA
- the LOC131150200 gene encoding E3 ubiquitin-protein ligase RHF1A-like isoform X1, which produces MAAFPSSFDAPIAQSASASSSGPADDCFEDACSICLEPFTTYDPAAVTNCKHEYHLQCILEWSQRSKECPICSQFLCLKDPVSQELLAAVESERNLRPSRISITSEDFENEHDAPYTDDSDFNERIMQHLAAAARRARIMSRRERRRFSGFGPSQGLVFSATANAPEVQPTHASHGEGLNSGYGSSEGNSPTSSITSSINNQPPSAVVSSAVNMISSIEVNDREVPLKPRILYSQSPSDGPCRPTPSELVSLSESIKSKLSAASARYKESISKGTRGLKEKLLARNNSVKELSKGVQREMSAGIAGVARMIERLDPMSKRTGVSVPVSSYNVGTSNFSSKGKDVQENVIDQSLNGNDGGIAHDISADRPSYVSANISGRLEVPHTQVWEFFL; this is translated from the exons ATGGCTGCCTTCCCTTCATCATTCGACGCCCCGATCGCGCAATCGGCGTCGGCTTCGTCCTCTGGACCAGCCGATGACTGCTTCGAGGACGCCTGCAGCATATGTCTCGAGCCCTTCACCACTTATGATCCTGCTGCT GTTACCAATTGCAAGCATGAATATCATCTTCAGTGCATACTTGAGTG GTCACAAAGGAGCAAGGAGTGCCCTATATGTTCACAATTTCTTTGCCTGAAGGATCCTGTCAG CCAAGAATTGCTAGCTGCAGTGGAGAGTGAAAGGAACTTGAGGCCAAGCCGCATATCAATCACTTCTGAGGACTTTGAAAATGAGCAC GATGCTCCATACACAGATGACTCTGACTTCAATGAGCGCATTATGCAGCATTTAGCTGCAGCTGCAAGGAGAGCCCGTATTATGAGCAGGAGGGAAAGGCGTAGATTCTCTGGATTTGGACCCTCACAAGGTTTGGTTTTTAGTGCCACTGCAAATGCACCTGAGGTGCAGCCAACACATGCTTCACATGGCGAAGGTCTAAATTCTGGTTATGGGTCATCTGAGGGCAATTCGCCAACTTCTAGCATCACATCTTCTATCAATAATCAACCTCCATCAGCAGTGGTTTCTTCTGCAGTGAATATGATATCAAGCATAGAGGTCAATGACAGGGAGGTTCCCCTCAAACCCAG AATTCTGTATAGCCAGTCGCCTTCTGATGGTCCATGCAGACCAACTCCATCTGAACTGGTCTCCCTTTCTGAGTCTATCAAATCTAAATTGTCTGCTGCTTCAGCCAG ATACAAGGAATCTATCTCAAAAGGTACAAGAGGTTTGAAGGAGAAGCTACTTGCTCGTAATAATTCCGTAAAAGAGCTGAGCAAAGGAGTTCAGCGTGAAATGAGTGCAGGCATTGCTGGTGTTGCACGAATGATCGAGCGTCTGGATCCTATGTCAAAACGAACTGGTGTCTCTGTTCCTGTTTCTAGTTATAATGTAGGGACCTCAAACTTCTCTTCCAAGGGAAAAGACGTGCAAGAGAATGTAATTGATCAGTCTCTTAATGGAAATGACGGTGGGATTGCACATGATATAAGTGCTGATAGGCCCTCgtatgtatctgctaatatatcTGGTCGGCTGGAAGTTCCCCACACACAGGTTTGGGAATTTTTTCTTTGA